From one Methanolobus chelungpuianus genomic stretch:
- a CDS encoding S1 family peptidase has translation MKQYLIIGFAAMLCMLLLVSTVAGEVSSEISTVAEDENLEEFILNIPAISNKTLDNLKENSNILKVQGEIPELESGKEVYEWTNHVDKIRVNIREDKSLDNYYYPSGPLLAYGTDAKGYFVVMLYDKAEIKDEDIDSIAEIITKYATKSSIKNVPIVFTTDELIRPVSSSVSATSAAAIRTNPYLIRYRPITAGIAHSVYFPLLGQAQLGTIGFTAKRTSDNTLGYVIAGHVAGWQTGLSSYQPIYNATNYNAAVSVLGANTDAAFVPYSNVVDDLHIGGGTFVDVYGTYSGGISGMQLTKSSTVSGSVTGTYLAVLTGQNVLGHFMDKIEVMSTGCQGGDSGGPVYYTSSGRYRIVGIISANGTYNGAPATIYIPYGEVASKLGVEALK, from the coding sequence ATGAAACAATACCTAATAATTGGTTTTGCTGCAATGCTTTGTATGCTCTTGCTTGTAAGTACTGTAGCTGGAGAAGTATCTTCTGAAATATCAACGGTGGCTGAAGACGAAAATTTAGAAGAATTTATCCTTAACATCCCAGCAATTAGCAACAAGACATTAGATAATTTAAAGGAGAACAGCAATATATTGAAAGTTCAAGGGGAAATTCCTGAACTAGAAAGTGGAAAAGAAGTATATGAATGGACAAACCACGTTGACAAAATCAGAGTCAATATACGAGAGGATAAATCTTTAGACAACTACTATTACCCATCTGGACCACTTCTTGCTTATGGAACAGATGCTAAAGGTTACTTCGTGGTCATGCTTTACGATAAAGCAGAAATAAAAGATGAAGATATTGATTCTATTGCTGAGATTATAACAAAATATGCAACTAAATCAAGCATAAAAAATGTTCCTATCGTTTTTACTACAGATGAATTAATAAGGCCTGTTAGTTCTTCTGTAAGTGCAACTAGTGCTGCTGCTATAAGAACCAATCCTTATCTTATCAGATATCGTCCAATAACAGCTGGGATTGCTCATTCTGTTTATTTCCCATTATTAGGACAAGCTCAACTTGGAACAATTGGATTTACTGCAAAGAGAACTAGTGACAACACACTAGGATACGTGATTGCTGGACACGTTGCAGGATGGCAAACGGGTCTTAGTTCATATCAGCCTATATATAATGCAACTAATTATAATGCAGCTGTCTCTGTACTAGGAGCAAATACCGATGCAGCCTTTGTTCCATATAGCAATGTAGTGGATGACCTGCATATAGGAGGAGGGACTTTTGTAGATGTATATGGAACTTATTCTGGAGGAATATCTGGCATGCAACTTACAAAATCCAGCACTGTTAGCGGTTCTGTCACTGGAACTTATCTCGCAGTCTTAACTGGACAAAATGTTTTAGGACACTTTATGGATAAGATTGAAGTAATGAGCACAGGCTGTCAGGGTGGAGATAGCGGTGGTCCAGTATATTATACAAGCAGTGGAAGATATAGAATAGTAGGAATAATATCTGCAAATGGAACATATAACGGAGCGCCTGCTACAATATACATCCCATATGGAGAAGTAGCATCCAAACTTGGAGTAGAAGCTCTTAAGTAA
- a CDS encoding methylamine methyltransferase corrinoid protein reductive activase, translating into MIKDQADQGYIDRSTSFPKANEIMTDAVCKLIKSLTGDTLHISKIAVCGNPIQLSLFQNSEIRDLAYAGRNMQKRLGVENVERQARIFPAADIFKDRLDLGKCDVIVPPAVRHEIGADALAMMLETDFLGQSASTLVTDYGTNAEMAIKVGNRIITGSAAAGPAIEGQGISCGMLAGPGAISDVNSEGKYWRLTVLDEDMAARPSHLVDPCTGDIIEETGLRPAGITGTGLIACLALAMQTGLIERPPRLKYGKLMLGEGIRISESDIKEAGKAIGAIRAAQLTLIIEAGLAYEELVNTYMTGASGTYVDPWKAMYTGSCPKYTSRIVQFGNTSLSLARRILTEESKLAEVIDLAGRIKVDHLMMATSATFKNFYTCELSFWTEGMDMELYNRFLKIYKLPVLPAVFNEPRMEKSARKDIAEAGFESIRLVDDIGVTLEEIAPGCIMCHQCEDECPEKAISSIDNDGAPVVRYSTQRCLGTACKRCVKVCPVKAIGYREIRVVSDGSY; encoded by the coding sequence ATGATCAAAGACCAGGCAGATCAGGGATATATCGATAGGTCCACGTCTTTCCCAAAAGCAAATGAGATAATGACAGATGCAGTGTGCAAACTGATAAAAAGCCTCACCGGCGACACTCTACATATAAGTAAGATCGCAGTGTGCGGGAATCCGATACAGCTTTCCCTGTTCCAGAACTCCGAGATAAGGGACCTTGCCTATGCAGGCAGGAACATGCAGAAAAGGCTGGGTGTTGAAAATGTGGAGCGACAGGCAAGGATTTTCCCCGCAGCCGATATTTTCAAAGACAGGCTTGATCTTGGGAAGTGTGATGTCATAGTACCTCCGGCGGTCCGGCATGAGATTGGTGCAGATGCGCTTGCGATGATGCTGGAAACAGATTTCCTGGGCCAGTCGGCTTCCACCCTGGTTACGGACTATGGCACTAATGCTGAAATGGCTATTAAGGTGGGAAACAGGATCATAACAGGAAGTGCTGCTGCAGGTCCGGCTATCGAGGGACAGGGAATAAGCTGCGGTATGCTTGCAGGTCCGGGTGCGATATCCGATGTCAACAGCGAAGGCAAATACTGGAGGCTCACAGTACTCGATGAGGATATGGCAGCCAGGCCTTCCCATCTGGTTGACCCCTGTACTGGTGATATTATAGAAGAGACAGGCCTTCGACCTGCAGGGATAACAGGCACCGGCCTCATTGCCTGCCTGGCACTTGCGATGCAAACAGGACTAATTGAAAGGCCCCCGAGACTCAAATACGGCAAGCTCATGCTTGGAGAAGGGATACGTATCTCCGAGAGTGATATAAAGGAAGCAGGCAAGGCCATAGGTGCGATAAGGGCTGCACAGCTGACACTCATAATAGAAGCCGGGCTTGCTTATGAAGAACTTGTGAACACCTATATGACAGGTGCATCCGGTACTTATGTTGATCCCTGGAAGGCTATGTATACGGGCTCCTGCCCCAAGTATACCAGCAGGATAGTCCAGTTCGGGAATACTTCCCTCTCCCTAGCCAGAAGGATACTGACTGAAGAATCAAAGCTTGCTGAGGTCATCGATCTTGCAGGCAGGATAAAGGTCGATCATCTGATGATGGCCACAAGCGCTACCTTTAAGAATTTCTATACCTGCGAGCTATCTTTCTGGACAGAAGGCATGGACATGGAATTGTACAACCGTTTCCTGAAGATATATAAGCTTCCGGTCCTGCCTGCGGTCTTTAACGAACCCCGGATGGAAAAGAGCGCCCGGAAAGATATTGCAGAAGCAGGATTCGAAAGCATAAGGCTTGTTGATGACATTGGTGTTACTCTTGAGGAGATTGCCCCTGGCTGTATAATGTGCCACCAGTGTGAAGATGAATGTCCCGAAAAGGCAATCTCAAGTATTGATAATGATGGTGCTCCCGTGGTGAGATACAGCACGCAGAGATGTCTCGGGACTGCCTGTAAAAGATGCGTGAAAGTCTGTCCGGTAAAAGCTATTGGATACAGGGAGATCAGGGTAGTATCTGACGGCAGTTATTGA